The following coding sequences are from one Streptomyces dengpaensis window:
- a CDS encoding DUF4193 domain-containing protein — translation MATDYDTPRKTDDDVDSDSLEELKARRNDKSTSSVDVDEFEAAEGLELPGADLSNEELAVRVLPKQQDEFTCMSCFLVHHRSQLAREKNGQPICRDCD, via the coding sequence ATGGCAACGGATTACGACACCCCACGCAAGACCGACGACGACGTCGACTCGGACAGCCTTGAAGAACTGAAGGCCCGCCGGAACGACAAGTCGACCTCGTCCGTCGACGTAGACGAGTTCGAGGCCGCAGAAGGCCTCGAACTGCCCGGAGCCGACCTCTCGAACGAGGAGCTGGCCGTCCGGGTACTGCCCAAGCAGCAGGACGAGTTCACCTGCATGAGCTGCTTCCTGGTGCACCACCGCAGTCAGCTGGCCCGCGAGAAGAACGGTCAGCCGATCTGCCGCGACTGCGACTAA
- a CDS encoding sensor histidine kinase: MATTPAPPTAPPKPTWDPRRAEPPFPWLRPTIRIRLTLLYGGMFLIAGIMLLSIIYLLAAQALNVGTELPFKITEGRVTSTICNLPDSASPDVFNNAMNACVNEQRQHALDNLLSRSLLTLLGLAIIAFAFGYAMAGRVLAPLGRMTRTARAVAGSDLSRRIELDGPDDELKELADTFDDMLERLQRAFTAQQRFVGNASHELRTPLAINRTLLEVHLSDPHAPVELQQLGKTLLATNERSEQLVEGLLLLARSDNQIVERKPVDLAEVASQAVDQVHAEAEAKGVEIRGQRAPAVVQGNGVLLERIALNLVQNAVRYNVPQGGWVEVTTEVQHGQAVLVVSNTGPVVPAYEIDNLFEPFRRLRTERTGSDKGVGLGLSIARSVARAHGGHISAEPREGGGLVMRVTLPV; encoded by the coding sequence GTGGCCACGACTCCCGCGCCCCCCACGGCGCCTCCGAAACCCACTTGGGACCCGAGAAGGGCGGAGCCGCCGTTCCCCTGGCTGCGCCCGACCATCCGGATAAGGCTCACGCTGCTGTACGGCGGCATGTTCCTGATCGCCGGCATCATGCTGCTGTCGATCATCTACCTGCTCGCGGCGCAGGCGCTGAACGTCGGCACCGAACTGCCCTTCAAGATCACTGAGGGCAGGGTCACCAGCACCATCTGCAACCTTCCCGACAGTGCCTCGCCCGACGTGTTCAACAACGCCATGAACGCGTGCGTCAACGAACAGCGCCAGCACGCCCTGGACAACCTGCTCAGCCGCTCGCTGCTGACCCTGCTCGGCCTCGCGATCATCGCGTTCGCCTTCGGCTACGCCATGGCGGGCCGCGTCCTCGCGCCGCTCGGCCGGATGACCCGCACCGCGCGCGCGGTGGCGGGCTCGGACCTGTCCCGGCGGATCGAGCTGGACGGCCCGGACGACGAGCTGAAGGAGCTGGCGGACACCTTCGACGACATGCTGGAGCGGCTGCAGCGGGCCTTCACCGCCCAGCAGCGGTTCGTCGGGAACGCCTCGCACGAGTTGCGCACACCCCTCGCGATCAACCGCACGCTTCTCGAAGTGCACCTCTCGGATCCCCACGCACCGGTCGAACTGCAACAGCTCGGCAAGACCCTGCTCGCCACGAACGAGCGCAGCGAGCAACTCGTCGAGGGTCTGCTGCTGCTCGCCCGCAGCGACAACCAGATCGTCGAGCGCAAGCCCGTGGACCTTGCCGAGGTCGCCTCGCAGGCCGTCGACCAGGTGCACGCCGAGGCGGAGGCCAAGGGCGTGGAGATCCGCGGGCAGCGGGCTCCGGCGGTCGTCCAGGGCAACGGCGTCCTGCTGGAGCGGATCGCCCTGAACCTGGTCCAGAACGCCGTTCGGTACAACGTGCCGCAGGGCGGCTGGGTCGAGGTCACGACCGAGGTCCAGCACGGTCAGGCGGTCCTGGTGGTGTCGAACACGGGGCCCGTGGTGCCCGCGTACGAGATCGACAATCTCTTCGAGCCCTTCCGGCGGCTGCGTACGGAGCGCACGGGCAGCGACAAGGGCGTGGGCCTCGGCCTTTCCATCGCCCGGTCGGTGGCGCGCGCCCACGGGGGCCACATCTCCGCGGAGCCGCGCGAGGGGGGTGGCCTCGTGATGCGCGTGACCCTTCCCGTCTGA
- a CDS encoding response regulator transcription factor: MRVLVVEDEQLLADAVATGLRREAMAVDVVYDGAAALERIGVNDYDVVVLDRDLPLVHGDDVCRKIVELGMPTRVLMLTASGDVSDRVEGLEIGADDYLPKPFAFSELTARVRALGRRTSVPLPPVLERAGIKLDPNRREVFRDGQEVQLAPKEFAVLEVLLRSEGAVVSAEQLLEKAWDENTDPFTNVVRVTVMTLRRKLGEPPVIVTVPGSGYRI; this comes from the coding sequence GTGCGCGTACTCGTCGTCGAGGACGAGCAACTGCTCGCCGATGCGGTGGCCACCGGACTGCGCCGGGAGGCCATGGCCGTCGACGTCGTGTACGACGGTGCGGCCGCCCTGGAGCGCATCGGCGTCAACGACTACGACGTGGTCGTCCTCGACCGCGACCTCCCGCTGGTGCACGGCGACGACGTCTGCCGCAAGATCGTCGAACTCGGCATGCCCACGCGCGTGCTGATGCTCACGGCCTCCGGCGACGTCAGCGACCGGGTCGAGGGACTGGAGATCGGCGCCGACGACTACCTCCCCAAGCCGTTCGCGTTCAGCGAGCTGACGGCACGCGTGCGTGCCCTCGGACGCCGTACGAGCGTGCCGCTGCCGCCCGTCCTGGAGCGCGCCGGGATCAAGCTCGACCCCAACCGCCGCGAGGTGTTCCGCGACGGCCAGGAGGTCCAGCTCGCGCCCAAGGAGTTCGCCGTCCTGGAGGTGCTGCTGCGCAGCGAGGGCGCGGTCGTCTCCGCCGAGCAGCTCCTGGAGAAGGCCTGGGACGAGAACACGGACCCCTTCACCAACGTCGTGCGCGTCACCGTGATGACCCTGCGCCGCAAGCTTGGTGAGCCGCCCGTCATCGTCACCGTGCCCGGCTCCGGCTACCGGATCTGA
- a CDS encoding inositol monophosphatase family protein gives MTDPLRTDLLQLAQEAARRAGELLRDGRPADLTVAATKSSPIDVVTEMDIAAEKLITDLISVHRPDDGFLGEEGASTEGTSGIRWVIDPLDGTVNYLYGLPTWAVSIAAEQDGERVVGVVAAPMRGETYHAVRGGGAWAVGAWDGERRLACRPAPPLDQALVSTGFNYVAEVKAHQADVAQRLIPLLRDIRRSGSAAVDLCDVAAGRLDGYYERGLNPWDLAAGDLIAREAGALTGGRPGERPARDLTVAASPGVFEPLQRLLEDFGAWHD, from the coding sequence GTGACCGACCCCCTGCGCACCGATCTGCTCCAGCTCGCCCAGGAGGCCGCCCGTCGCGCCGGGGAGCTGCTGCGGGACGGCCGGCCCGCGGACCTTACGGTCGCCGCGACCAAGTCCAGCCCGATCGACGTCGTCACCGAGATGGACATCGCCGCCGAGAAGCTGATCACCGACCTGATCTCCGTGCACCGCCCGGACGACGGCTTCCTCGGCGAGGAGGGTGCCTCCACGGAGGGCACCAGCGGCATCCGCTGGGTCATCGACCCGCTCGACGGCACGGTCAACTACCTGTACGGACTGCCGACCTGGGCCGTGTCCATCGCGGCCGAGCAGGACGGCGAGAGGGTCGTCGGGGTCGTCGCGGCTCCGATGCGCGGCGAGACGTACCACGCGGTGCGCGGCGGCGGGGCCTGGGCCGTCGGCGCCTGGGACGGGGAGCGCCGGCTCGCCTGCCGCCCCGCGCCGCCCCTGGACCAGGCCCTGGTCTCGACCGGGTTCAACTATGTGGCCGAGGTCAAGGCCCACCAGGCCGACGTCGCCCAGCGGCTGATCCCGCTGCTGCGCGACATCCGGCGCAGCGGCTCGGCGGCGGTCGACCTGTGCGACGTCGCGGCCGGCCGCCTCGACGGCTACTACGAGCGGGGGCTCAACCCCTGGGACCTCGCGGCGGGTGACCTGATCGCCCGTGAGGCCGGCGCCCTGACCGGTGGACGTCCCGGAGAGCGCCCCGCACGCGATCTCACGGTGGCCGCGTCGCCGGGGGTCTTCGAGCCCCTCCAGCGGCTGCTGGAGGACTTCGGCGCCTGGCACGACTGA